From Acetobacteroides hydrogenigenes, one genomic window encodes:
- a CDS encoding AbgT family transporter, protein MSTSVQKASLFNRFLDSVERVGNKLPHPATLFALMALLIVLLSAVAATLGLTAEHPVTGEIVKVKNLLTSDGIRWIWTNVEKNFVDFPPLGLVLVVMVGIGVSEGSGLFTVLVRQLVLGAPKRLITAAIIVAGIFSHLASEAGYVILIPLGAMIFHAIGRHPMAGFAAAFCGVSAGFGSNFLIGSVDPILAGLSTSAANIIDPSIMVNPMVNYFFMVASAIMVVVVGTFVTEKIVEPRLGTYTGELQPLEIEKLSEREKKGLRWAGWGALAICGLLAWSIIPEDGLLRDPETGGILHSPFFKGIVVAIFLIFFVPGLIYGIITGSIKNDKDVVKHMTHSMKGMGGYIVLVFFAAQFVYFFKESNLGIVLAINGAAWLKSIGLTGIPLIIGFVLLSAFINLFMGSASAKWAIMAPVFVPMFMLLNYHPGVAQAAFRIGDSVTNVITPMMSYFALIVTFSQKYDERYGIGTIISMMLPFTIIFLLVWIVIISIWYLTGFPLGLDGPIYLKAGI, encoded by the coding sequence ATGAGTACCTCTGTTCAAAAAGCTTCGCTATTCAACCGATTCTTGGATAGCGTAGAAAGAGTGGGAAACAAACTCCCCCACCCGGCAACATTGTTTGCCTTAATGGCCCTTTTAATTGTACTTCTATCGGCCGTAGCTGCCACATTGGGGCTTACAGCAGAACATCCTGTAACCGGAGAGATTGTAAAGGTAAAGAACCTTCTCACCAGCGATGGAATCCGATGGATTTGGACTAATGTAGAAAAGAACTTTGTTGATTTTCCTCCATTAGGATTAGTACTAGTAGTAATGGTTGGTATCGGGGTATCCGAGGGATCTGGGCTATTTACAGTTCTGGTTCGGCAGCTAGTATTGGGAGCGCCTAAGCGTTTGATTACAGCAGCCATTATCGTAGCGGGAATATTCTCACACCTTGCTTCAGAAGCCGGCTACGTAATACTAATTCCCCTTGGTGCCATGATATTTCATGCCATCGGACGCCATCCTATGGCAGGTTTTGCGGCAGCCTTTTGCGGTGTAAGTGCAGGATTCGGGTCTAACTTCCTAATTGGCTCTGTCGACCCTATTCTTGCAGGACTTTCTACCTCAGCAGCCAACATCATTGACCCTTCCATAATGGTAAACCCAATGGTAAACTACTTCTTCATGGTAGCATCTGCTATCATGGTTGTTGTAGTTGGTACTTTTGTTACCGAAAAGATTGTTGAACCTCGTTTAGGAACTTACACAGGAGAGCTTCAACCGCTCGAAATTGAAAAACTCAGCGAACGCGAGAAGAAAGGGCTACGCTGGGCTGGATGGGGAGCATTAGCAATATGCGGACTGCTTGCTTGGTCTATCATTCCTGAAGATGGTCTTTTACGCGATCCTGAAACAGGAGGAATACTACACTCCCCTTTCTTCAAAGGTATTGTGGTCGCTATCTTCCTAATCTTCTTTGTTCCAGGACTCATCTACGGAATCATTACAGGTAGTATCAAAAACGACAAGGATGTAGTTAAGCACATGACCCACTCTATGAAAGGCATGGGTGGTTACATTGTATTGGTATTTTTTGCTGCGCAGTTTGTATACTTCTTCAAAGAGAGCAACCTCGGCATAGTATTGGCAATTAATGGCGCCGCATGGCTAAAATCAATAGGACTCACTGGAATTCCTCTGATTATTGGGTTTGTGCTGCTATCGGCCTTCATCAACCTATTCATGGGTAGCGCCTCTGCAAAGTGGGCAATCATGGCCCCTGTGTTTGTGCCAATGTTTATGTTGCTCAACTACCATCCAGGTGTTGCACAAGCAGCCTTCCGAATTGGAGACTCGGTAACAAACGTAATTACTCCAATGATGAGCTACTTTGCCCTTATTGTTACATTCTCGCAGAAATACGATGAACGATACGGAATAGGCACCATAATATCGATGATGCTACCATTCACAATAATTTTCTTGTTGGTGTGGATTGTTATAATATCTATTTGGTATTTAACAGGTTTCCCTCTTGGCCTTGATGGACCAATCTACCTAAAAGCAGGAATTTAG
- a CDS encoding DUF3226 domain-containing protein: protein MDTRTKASRKLLVEGSDDQHVILALCSKHHLPVTFEVVDNRGVSNLLKSIGVWLKTSSLETLGMILDADEEIDRRWSEVRGRLEKAGYELPDKPMRGGTILRQRGLPVVGIWLMPDNASSGMLEDFLKYLIPEGDLLLPEAERTLDRLEMERINGYKHVHRAKSLLHTWLAWQDSPGMPIGVAITHSYLDTNSDLGYEFVEWLRELFG from the coding sequence ATGGATACTAGGACAAAGGCAAGTAGAAAGCTGCTCGTTGAGGGAAGCGACGATCAGCACGTTATCTTGGCGTTGTGCAGCAAGCACCATCTTCCTGTAACCTTCGAGGTGGTTGACAATCGTGGTGTAAGCAATCTTTTAAAGAGCATTGGCGTTTGGCTTAAGACTTCATCTTTAGAAACGTTGGGGATGATTCTTGATGCGGATGAGGAGATTGACAGGCGCTGGAGCGAGGTTCGAGGAAGACTGGAGAAGGCTGGCTACGAACTTCCCGATAAGCCGATGAGGGGAGGTACTATTCTTCGTCAGAGAGGGCTGCCTGTTGTTGGCATCTGGCTAATGCCCGATAATGCCTCTAGCGGGATGCTCGAGGATTTTCTGAAGTACCTGATTCCCGAAGGAGATTTGCTCCTGCCCGAGGCCGAGCGTACCCTCGATAGGCTCGAGATGGAGCGCATTAACGGCTACAAGCATGTGCATCGGGCAAAGTCGTTGCTGCATACCTGGCTGGCATGGCAGGATAGCCCAGGCATGCCCATCGGGGTTGCCATTACGCACAGCTACCTCGATACCAACTCAGACCTTGGCTACGAATTTGTGGAGTGGCTAAGGGAACTGTTTGGATAG
- a CDS encoding porin family protein has product MKKIAITALFALSFLLPAHAQVRFGVTLDPQVSWFGSDRKKAEGDGSIPGIAFGLNIERYFADRYAVYSGVFIESTGGYLKYNLDPSTTYTLDTKDQKYKITPGESMKYRLQYLTAPIGIKLKTNPIGYNTFYANLGFKTSVLLKSKGFSGSGHNATIGGQSALDGETLDGEINFLNLGYQIGIGTEYSLGGNVALILGVTYNNGLTNTVNDSSLHINLNNVSFKVGVMF; this is encoded by the coding sequence ATGAAGAAGATTGCAATAACTGCTCTGTTTGCACTTTCGTTCCTTCTACCGGCACACGCTCAAGTCCGTTTTGGGGTAACCTTAGATCCTCAAGTATCCTGGTTCGGATCGGACCGCAAAAAGGCGGAAGGAGATGGATCAATTCCTGGTATCGCATTTGGATTAAACATTGAGAGGTACTTTGCCGACCGCTATGCCGTTTATTCGGGGGTATTTATTGAAAGCACCGGAGGATACCTAAAGTACAACCTAGATCCTAGTACAACCTACACCCTCGACACCAAGGATCAGAAGTACAAAATTACACCTGGCGAGAGCATGAAGTATCGCCTTCAGTATCTCACCGCACCCATAGGTATAAAACTTAAAACAAACCCTATAGGGTACAACACCTTTTACGCCAACCTAGGCTTTAAAACGTCGGTACTTCTAAAGTCTAAAGGGTTTTCAGGTTCAGGGCACAACGCCACAATAGGAGGACAATCTGCCCTTGATGGTGAAACGCTCGATGGCGAAATAAACTTCCTAAACCTAGGCTATCAAATTGGCATAGGAACGGAATATTCGCTTGGGGGGAACGTTGCGCTAATACTAGGGGTTACCTACAACAACGGGCTTACCAATACGGTTAACGACTCGTCGCTGCACATCAACCTCAACAACGTTTCGTTTAAGGTTGGGGTGATGTTCTAA
- the nrfA gene encoding ammonia-forming cytochrome c nitrite reductase — protein sequence MKSINEKIKEKPWIGWALFLGTMVVVFLLGLLASSLVERRAEARIVQIAKGKIKKLESRNPLWGEVYPSEYQSWERTAEDNFESEFNGNTQKDVLAERPNMVILWAGYAFSKDYASPRGHMHAVEDITNTLRTGTPKTSEDGPQPGTCWTCKSPDVPRLMDSVGIEKFYKAKWAAWGSEVVNPIGCADCHDPNTMNLTITRPALVEAFGRMGKDITKTSHQEMRSLVCAQCHVEYYFKGEGKYLTFPWDEGTTAEEIEKYYDEVKFSDWTHAVSKAPMLKAQHPDFEIYQLGIHAQRGVSCADCHMPYKTEGGVKFTDHHVMSPLAKINNTCQNCHRESEETLRNNVYERQRKANEIRNRLEEELSKAHLEAKFAWDKGANEKQMEKTLKLLRQAQWRWDFAVASHGAAFHAPIEIQRILSHGLDKAMQARLSVSKVLAALGFSGDVPLPDLSTKEKAQKYIGLDIKKEKEAKKQFLEQTVPHWIKEAKAKKRLVSVN from the coding sequence ATGAAAAGCATTAACGAAAAGATAAAAGAAAAACCTTGGATTGGCTGGGCCTTGTTCCTAGGCACCATGGTGGTTGTGTTCCTATTGGGCTTGCTGGCATCGTCGCTTGTGGAGCGACGGGCGGAGGCCAGAATCGTACAGATTGCCAAAGGTAAGATAAAGAAGTTGGAATCGAGGAATCCGCTCTGGGGAGAGGTGTACCCATCGGAATACCAAAGCTGGGAACGAACGGCAGAGGACAACTTCGAAAGCGAGTTTAACGGGAATACGCAAAAGGATGTTTTAGCGGAAAGGCCAAACATGGTAATCCTTTGGGCAGGTTACGCCTTCTCCAAAGATTACGCCTCGCCACGAGGACACATGCATGCAGTTGAAGATATAACAAACACCCTAAGAACCGGTACTCCAAAAACCTCAGAGGATGGACCTCAACCCGGCACATGCTGGACCTGTAAAAGTCCGGATGTTCCCCGGCTGATGGACTCCGTTGGAATCGAAAAGTTCTATAAGGCGAAATGGGCGGCATGGGGAAGCGAAGTTGTGAACCCAATTGGCTGCGCCGATTGCCACGACCCAAATACGATGAACCTCACCATTACCCGACCTGCGCTTGTCGAGGCGTTCGGAAGGATGGGAAAGGATATAACCAAGACCAGCCACCAGGAGATGCGCTCGCTGGTTTGTGCGCAATGCCACGTAGAGTACTACTTTAAAGGAGAGGGTAAGTACCTCACGTTCCCTTGGGATGAAGGAACAACCGCCGAGGAGATTGAGAAGTACTACGACGAGGTAAAGTTCTCGGATTGGACACATGCCGTAAGCAAAGCACCAATGCTAAAGGCGCAGCACCCCGATTTTGAAATCTACCAGCTGGGGATTCATGCCCAACGCGGCGTTTCGTGCGCCGATTGCCACATGCCCTACAAAACGGAGGGCGGCGTTAAGTTCACCGATCACCATGTAATGAGCCCGCTGGCAAAGATCAACAACACCTGCCAGAACTGCCACCGCGAGTCGGAGGAGACGCTGCGCAACAACGTTTACGAGCGGCAGCGTAAGGCAAACGAAATACGCAATAGGCTCGAGGAAGAGCTCTCTAAGGCCCATCTCGAAGCAAAGTTTGCCTGGGACAAAGGGGCAAACGAAAAGCAAATGGAGAAAACGCTAAAGCTGCTCCGACAGGCACAATGGCGCTGGGATTTTGCCGTTGCATCGCATGGTGCCGCGTTCCATGCCCCCATTGAGATCCAGCGCATCCTTAGCCATGGGCTCGACAAGGCCATGCAGGCCCGATTATCGGTTAGCAAAGTACTTGCCGCGCTAGGCTTTTCTGGTGATGTTCCTCTTCCCGACCTATCGACTAAGGAGAAAGCCCAGAAATACATCGGGCTAGACATTAAGAAGGAGAAGGAAGCAAAAAAGCAGTTTCTCGAGCAAACCGTTCCTCATTGGATCAAGGAGGCTAAGGCTAAGAAACGGCTAGTGTCGGTAAACTAA
- a CDS encoding AAA family ATPase produces the protein MLSSILVRNYRCLKFLKVDQFSHVNLITGENNTGKSTLLEAISLLVSQGEVGWIFKLLSERGEYYRPESDNDNTAFNLKSLSSLFYDRLVAVDDVENSIAISASGSEGVDSSLSIRVVEMGNQHALGLEVANAGQKAIMPLFIDHPSRFYCNIKPSYPFQLVRTSTNYRLNEQLWDQIILTEKENFTIEALRIVDPNIERLAFIQIDASGYRKPVVKLKGRDGIVPLSGMGDGINRVLSIVLALVNCINGVLLVDEFENGLHYRVQHKLWEVIFSMANKLDVQVFATTHSNDCINTFEQLLNDDVHINDGKLIRLDNKDGKIVQVEFDPEEMRIATEQRINLR, from the coding sequence ATGCTTTCGTCTATTTTGGTAAGAAACTATAGGTGCCTTAAATTCCTGAAGGTTGACCAGTTTTCGCATGTAAACCTTATTACAGGGGAAAATAATACGGGGAAATCGACATTGCTCGAGGCTATTTCGCTTTTGGTAAGCCAAGGTGAGGTTGGTTGGATATTTAAGCTGCTCTCGGAAAGGGGCGAATACTACCGACCCGAATCCGATAACGATAATACGGCTTTTAACCTGAAATCGCTGTCGTCGCTTTTTTACGATAGGTTGGTTGCTGTTGACGATGTGGAAAACAGCATTGCCATTTCGGCTAGTGGTAGTGAAGGTGTGGATAGCAGCCTATCCATTCGTGTTGTGGAGATGGGGAATCAGCACGCATTAGGGTTAGAGGTTGCTAATGCAGGTCAAAAGGCAATTATGCCTCTTTTTATCGATCATCCCTCGCGCTTTTACTGTAACATAAAACCATCCTACCCATTTCAGCTGGTGCGAACCAGCACCAACTATAGGCTCAACGAGCAGCTATGGGATCAGATTATCCTTACCGAAAAGGAGAATTTTACCATAGAGGCGCTCCGAATTGTTGATCCAAACATAGAGCGTTTGGCCTTTATTCAGATAGATGCCTCGGGCTACCGAAAGCCTGTCGTAAAGCTAAAAGGACGCGATGGTATAGTCCCTTTGTCGGGGATGGGAGATGGAATTAACCGGGTGCTTTCTATTGTGCTGGCGCTGGTAAACTGCATTAATGGAGTTCTACTTGTTGACGAGTTTGAGAATGGGCTTCACTATCGCGTTCAGCATAAGCTGTGGGAGGTGATATTTAGCATGGCCAACAAGCTCGATGTGCAGGTGTTTGCAACAACTCATAGCAACGACTGCATAAATACCTTTGAGCAGCTGCTTAACGACGATGTGCACATTAACGATGGAAAGCTCATTCGTCTCGACAATAAGGATGGAAAGATTGTTCAGGTGGAGTTTGACCCCGAAGAGATGCGAATTGCCACCGAGCAGCGTATCAACCTTCGTTAG
- the nrfH gene encoding cytochrome c nitrite reductase small subunit: MYRLIKLITPPKEWRLTVVVALGIFAGLSSYAFYISKAHSYLSNKPEVCVNCHLMGTQYATWFHSSHRERATCNDCHVPHDNVARKYFFKAKDGMRHAAIFTMRMEPQTIIITDPSRTVVQENCIRCHTMLNENVRLSTVTNEMAKRGEGKVCWNCHREIAHGTVHNTSSTENAIVPLPESPVPEWLNELIETKNKK; the protein is encoded by the coding sequence GTGTATAGATTAATCAAGCTGATTACACCCCCAAAGGAATGGAGGCTTACGGTGGTTGTTGCGCTCGGCATCTTTGCCGGGCTATCGTCCTACGCCTTCTACATCTCCAAGGCGCACTCCTACCTCTCCAACAAACCCGAGGTTTGCGTTAACTGCCACCTAATGGGTACGCAGTACGCCACCTGGTTCCACAGCTCGCACCGCGAGCGGGCAACCTGCAACGACTGCCACGTACCGCACGATAACGTTGCTCGCAAGTACTTTTTCAAGGCTAAAGATGGGATGCGCCACGCCGCCATCTTCACGATGCGGATGGAACCTCAAACCATTATCATTACCGACCCTAGCCGAACCGTGGTGCAGGAAAACTGCATCCGATGCCATACGATGCTTAACGAGAACGTACGCCTTTCTACCGTAACCAACGAGATGGCCAAACGAGGCGAAGGCAAGGTTTGCTGGAATTGCCACCGCGAAATAGCCCATGGAACCGTTCACAACACCTCCTCCACCGAAAACGCCATTGTGCCGCTACCCGAATCGCCGGTTCCCGAATGGCTTAACGAACTGATCGAAACGAAAAACAAAAAATAA
- the gldB gene encoding gliding motility lipoprotein GldB has protein sequence MRRKLVLLTMVAAAIMGVSCNKSKTGAPQAADVKPAAKAVDVKILRFDKDLAALDVNNLAPSIPTLRKRYGGFIDLYSDGILGIGKTSDPRYIEGLHAFLTYPVVREAFSASSKALTPEVVEILEKELSAAFTLYKGTFPSKAIPQTFFTYVAGFNQSVMITDDALGIGVDKYLGAGYVNYPSLGFPRYLTLKMVKERIPVDMMYAWANSDFPIRKESEPLLSHIVYQGKLEYLVSQMLPEAADTLVFGFTQNQMKWCKKNEKMMWEYLVAQNLLFNSESFVRTKFIEEAPFTNVFSTDSPGKAAVWLGFRIVSNYMRNTKSTLTDLMKEDDYQKILAAAKYRP, from the coding sequence ATGAGAAGAAAGTTGGTTTTACTCACCATGGTAGCGGCTGCAATTATGGGGGTAAGCTGCAATAAGAGTAAAACAGGCGCCCCCCAAGCTGCCGATGTAAAGCCTGCCGCAAAGGCTGTAGATGTTAAGATACTTCGATTTGATAAGGATTTAGCCGCATTAGATGTAAATAATCTCGCTCCATCAATTCCAACCCTAAGGAAAAGGTACGGAGGCTTTATAGACTTATACTCCGATGGAATTCTTGGAATCGGTAAAACGTCTGATCCTCGCTACATAGAGGGGTTGCATGCATTTTTAACCTATCCGGTTGTTCGAGAGGCCTTCTCCGCAAGCTCTAAGGCGCTTACGCCCGAAGTCGTTGAGATCTTAGAAAAAGAGCTTTCGGCAGCCTTTACCCTTTATAAGGGCACCTTCCCCTCCAAGGCAATCCCCCAAACATTTTTCACCTACGTAGCAGGTTTTAACCAGTCGGTAATGATTACAGATGATGCACTGGGCATTGGAGTCGACAAGTACCTAGGCGCTGGCTATGTTAACTACCCAAGTTTAGGCTTTCCTCGTTACCTTACCCTAAAGATGGTCAAGGAAAGGATTCCCGTTGACATGATGTATGCTTGGGCAAATAGCGATTTCCCCATCCGAAAGGAGAGTGAACCTTTGCTATCGCACATTGTTTATCAGGGCAAATTAGAGTATCTGGTTAGTCAAATGCTTCCTGAGGCTGCCGACACCTTGGTTTTTGGGTTTACGCAGAATCAGATGAAGTGGTGTAAAAAAAACGAAAAGATGATGTGGGAATATTTGGTAGCCCAAAATCTGCTGTTTAACTCAGAAAGCTTCGTGCGAACTAAATTTATCGAGGAAGCTCCCTTCACCAACGTTTTTTCCACCGATTCTCCTGGCAAAGCCGCCGTCTGGTTAGGTTTTCGTATTGTTTCGAACTATATGAGAAATACCAAGTCGACCTTAACAGACTTAATGAAGGAGGATGATTACCAAAAGATACTCGCTGCAGCAAAGTACCGACCATAG
- a CDS encoding formate--tetrahydrofolate ligase: MKRDIEIAQEAAIEPIVEIAKRLNVSADDLELYGKYKAKLPLSLIDEDKVKKAKLILVSAISPTPAGEGKTTTSIGLAMAMNKIGKQTAVVLREPSLGPVFGIKGGATGGGYSQVIPMEDINLHFTGDFAAVEKAHNLLAALIDNNLQSKKHNLNLDPRTIAWKRVMDMNDRSLRDTVIGLGGTANGVPRETGFDITAASEVMAILCLSKNIADLKEKLGNIFVGFTFDGKPIYARDLNAHGAMAALLKDAIKPNLVQTLEGTPALIHGGPFANIAQGTNTLVATKMGMSLSDYVVTEAGFGFDLGGEKFLDIKAKYAGLSPVAVVLVATTRALKYHGGLSLKEVGSSNVEALKKGLENLEKHIENAKLFNITPVVAINKFTNDTPEDMAAIVEVCKRHGVMAYEANVWAEGGNGALELAKAVVEIAEACNTQFQPLYDWNESIENKISTISTRIYGADGVDYQPKAKSALKKIASLGLNHLPVCMAKTQKSLSDNPNMLGRPKNFTITVRDIEIAAGAGFVVPITGEMMRMPGLPEEPASNNIDIDSNGNISGLF, translated from the coding sequence ATGAAGAGAGACATTGAAATAGCCCAGGAGGCGGCAATCGAACCGATTGTTGAGATTGCAAAGAGGCTTAACGTGTCGGCTGACGATCTTGAACTTTACGGGAAGTATAAGGCAAAGCTTCCGCTTAGCTTGATAGACGAGGATAAGGTAAAGAAGGCAAAGCTTATTCTTGTTTCAGCAATCTCGCCAACTCCCGCAGGTGAGGGAAAGACAACCACCTCTATTGGTTTGGCAATGGCGATGAATAAAATCGGAAAGCAAACTGCTGTGGTGCTTCGTGAGCCTTCGCTTGGTCCTGTATTTGGAATTAAGGGCGGTGCAACTGGTGGCGGATACTCGCAGGTTATCCCAATGGAAGATATCAACCTACACTTTACTGGTGATTTTGCGGCTGTTGAAAAGGCGCACAACCTGCTTGCTGCTTTAATCGACAACAATCTTCAGAGTAAAAAGCATAACCTGAACCTCGATCCCCGAACCATAGCGTGGAAGCGTGTTATGGACATGAACGACCGCTCGCTTCGCGATACCGTAATCGGATTGGGTGGCACCGCAAATGGGGTTCCCCGCGAAACCGGATTCGACATTACAGCTGCATCGGAGGTTATGGCAATACTTTGCCTATCAAAGAATATCGCCGATTTAAAGGAAAAGTTAGGTAACATCTTTGTGGGGTTTACCTTCGATGGTAAGCCTATTTATGCGCGCGATCTTAACGCACATGGGGCTATGGCGGCCCTTCTTAAGGATGCCATTAAGCCAAACCTGGTTCAAACCCTCGAAGGAACACCTGCGCTTATCCATGGAGGTCCTTTTGCCAATATTGCCCAAGGAACCAACACGCTGGTGGCAACCAAAATGGGAATGTCGCTATCCGACTATGTTGTCACTGAGGCAGGGTTTGGTTTCGATCTTGGTGGCGAAAAGTTTCTAGATATAAAGGCTAAGTATGCAGGGTTATCTCCTGTTGCAGTGGTGCTAGTCGCTACTACACGTGCGCTTAAGTATCATGGAGGCTTATCGCTTAAGGAGGTTGGTAGTTCAAATGTTGAAGCGCTGAAGAAGGGGCTAGAGAACCTTGAGAAGCATATCGAGAATGCAAAACTCTTCAATATAACTCCGGTTGTAGCCATCAACAAGTTTACCAACGATACGCCCGAAGATATGGCCGCTATTGTTGAGGTATGCAAGCGTCATGGTGTTATGGCCTACGAGGCTAACGTGTGGGCTGAGGGTGGCAATGGTGCGTTGGAGTTGGCTAAGGCTGTTGTCGAAATAGCAGAAGCATGCAACACGCAATTTCAGCCTCTATACGATTGGAACGAAAGCATCGAAAATAAAATATCGACTATTTCGACTCGAATATACGGTGCTGATGGCGTCGACTACCAGCCAAAAGCGAAGTCAGCCCTAAAGAAGATTGCTTCTCTAGGATTGAACCATCTGCCTGTTTGTATGGCTAAAACGCAAAAATCGCTTTCTGACAATCCAAACATGCTTGGTAGACCAAAGAATTTTACCATCACCGTTAGAGATATCGAAATTGCCGCTGGTGCAGGTTTCGTTGTACCAATTACAGGCGAAATGATGCGTATGCCAGGCTTACCCGAAGAGCCTGCGTCTAATAATATCGACATTGATAGCAATGGCAATATCTCTGGACTATTTTAG
- a CDS encoding L-cysteine desulfidase family protein has translation MEKTVREHLLCLLKTEVVPALGCTEPIAVSLAVAKAREALGELPDAVEVFVSPNILKNGMGVGVPGTGMVGLHIAAALGAHYGNSSMLLELLVGLTPDIVETAKTYVGSKHVTIGVKDGIDKLYVEAICRKGDQTGSAYIKGAHSNIVLVKRNEELLEGSLETILPSQINSDAVSLAPAISVKLIHEYATTAPLEEIEFILEGGVMNKRISDEGLRGDYGLKVGKCMKSKMDANMLKDDLLTHAIAVTTAASDARMAGNQLPAMSNSGSGNQGITVMLPVVATAEKLNSSRDELARALVISNLVSIHIKSKLGRLSALCGVSVAAMASSCGIVYLFGGSYEQMTYAIKNMIGNLTGMICDGAKVGCSLKVSSGVSAAVNAALLALDNICIQETDGIVTDDVETSIDNLAELGADGMRETDKMILDLMLKK, from the coding sequence ATGGAAAAAACTGTAAGGGAGCATCTTCTCTGCTTGTTGAAGACGGAAGTAGTTCCTGCTCTCGGATGTACAGAACCAATTGCAGTTTCGCTTGCTGTTGCTAAGGCTAGGGAGGCTTTAGGTGAACTCCCTGATGCTGTTGAAGTATTCGTTAGTCCTAATATCCTTAAAAATGGAATGGGGGTTGGCGTTCCTGGAACAGGAATGGTTGGGTTACATATAGCTGCTGCATTGGGTGCGCACTATGGCAATTCTTCTATGCTGCTGGAACTACTTGTTGGCTTAACCCCAGATATCGTAGAAACTGCAAAGACCTATGTTGGTTCGAAGCATGTCACTATAGGCGTTAAGGATGGTATCGATAAACTGTACGTAGAGGCCATCTGTCGTAAAGGCGATCAGACGGGTAGCGCATACATTAAGGGCGCACATAGCAATATTGTGTTGGTAAAGCGTAATGAAGAACTTCTTGAGGGTAGTTTGGAGACTATTCTTCCATCCCAAATAAATTCTGATGCCGTTTCTCTTGCTCCTGCAATTTCTGTAAAACTGATCCACGAATATGCTACTACGGCACCTCTGGAAGAGATTGAGTTCATATTGGAAGGAGGAGTGATGAACAAGCGTATTTCCGACGAGGGATTGCGCGGCGATTATGGCCTTAAGGTTGGTAAGTGCATGAAGAGTAAGATGGATGCAAACATGCTAAAGGACGACCTGCTTACCCATGCCATTGCGGTAACTACGGCCGCCTCGGATGCCCGAATGGCCGGAAATCAGCTTCCTGCAATGAGCAATTCGGGTAGCGGAAATCAAGGAATAACCGTTATGCTTCCGGTGGTTGCTACTGCCGAAAAGTTGAATTCGTCTAGAGATGAGTTGGCTCGTGCTTTAGTGATTAGCAACCTTGTTTCTATTCATATTAAGTCGAAACTTGGGCGTCTCTCGGCGCTTTGTGGTGTTTCTGTAGCGGCAATGGCCTCGTCGTGCGGTATTGTTTACCTCTTTGGAGGATCGTACGAGCAGATGACCTACGCTATCAAGAATATGATTGGAAACCTAACTGGAATGATTTGCGACGGAGCCAAGGTGGGCTGTTCGCTAAAAGTTTCTTCGGGTGTGTCTGCTGCTGTAAATGCTGCCCTGTTGGCATTGGACAATATCTGCATTCAGGAAACCGATGGAATTGTTACTGATGATGTAGAAACATCCATCGATAATCTTGCAGAGTTGGGTGCCGATGGAATGAGGGAAACCGACAAGATGATTCTTGACTTGATGCTTAAGAAGTAG